Proteins encoded in a region of the Anopheles aquasalis chromosome 2, idAnoAquaMG_Q_19, whole genome shotgun sequence genome:
- the LOC126581501 gene encoding cytosol aminopeptidase-like yields MSINIWKRILQPGFKSFQYQTSRNIQHGVKITEQCSNPASRGLVLGVYADENDRLDIGVLTPTAAKYNESYTSGKLLELLRLAGPMPRRGEVRVLYNLEPTYSAVAVCGLGSECLGYDDVEKMDISKEAIRIAAARGCQELQSLETSRIYVEDFGHAESAAEGAHMGLWVNQELRAVENRKFIPQLQLYYEPELPCDANGWRIGLAKAEAQNLARQLQETPSNHMTPTTFAQNVVQILCNSGVNVEVKVKGWAENQEMTSFLTVAKGSCEPPIFLELSYYGTDTKIPPIILIGQGNTYDSGGLCLKPIEALTDMRGDMTGAACVVAASRAIAALKLPVNIRALIPLCENMIGCNAMKPGDMIQMRNGKSIEIVKTSNEAPLVLVDALLYAEHFGPKYIVDVSTISKAVIESFGKVCSAVFTNSEDLWQRMQNASIHTGDRVWRLPLWDYYREQICSAEHVDVQNMGQGQGANSCKAAAFLREFLPCGQWIHIDALNVLKTKGNDFPYIRRGMTGRPTRTLIEFIAQSVVPRDDCTNSKPQKKTLHL; encoded by the exons ATGTCGATCAATATTTGGAAAAGGATTTTGCAGCCCGGCTTCAAATCGTTCCAGTACCAGACCAGCAGAAACATCCAGCATGGCGTTAAAATTACCGAACAATGCTCGAATCCGGCGTCGCGCGGTTTGGTACTAGGGGTGTATGCGGATGAAAACGACCGGCTAGACATCGGTGTCCTAACGCCCACCGCCGCCAAGTACAATGAG TCGTACACGAGCGGAAAGCTTCTCGAACTGCTCCGACTGGCGGGACCAATGCCACGGCGCGGTGAGGTGCGAGTTCTGTACAACCTCGAGCCAACCTATTCGGCCGTTGCAGTTTGTGGCCTTGGCAGTGAGTGCCTCGGGTACGACGATGTCGAAAAAATGGACATCTCTAAGGAAGCGATACGGATAGCGGCCGCACGTGGCTGCCAGGAGCTGCAGAGTCTCGAAACGAGCCGCATCTATGTGGAAGACTTTGGCCATGCTGAATCGGCTGCCGAAGGAGCCCACATGGGCCTGTGGGTTAATCAGGAACTGCGAGCGGTAGAGAATCGAAAGTTCATTCCCCAGCTGCAGCTATACTACGAACCGGAGCTACCGTGCGATGCGAACGGATGGCGCATTGGATTGGCGAAAGCGGAAGCACAAAACCTGGCCCGGCAGCTACAGGAAACGCCTTCGAACCACATGACACCCACCACGTTCGCCCAGAATGTCGTCCAAATTTTGTGCAACTCGGGTGTGAACGtggaggtgaaggtgaagggttGGGCGGAAAACCAAGAGATGACTTCGTTCCTGACCGTCGCGAAGGGATCCTGTGAGCCACCGATTTTCCTGGAGCTAAGTTACTACGGCACGGACACGAAGATTCCACCGATCATCCTTATCGGGCAAGGCAATACGTACGACAGCGGTGGTCTGTGCCTGAAACCGATCGAAGCCCTGACGGATATGCGCGGTGATATGACCGGAGCGGCGTGCGTTGTTGCGGCCAGCCGTGCCATCGCTGCCCTTAAACTTCCGGTCAATATCCGGGCGCTGATTCCACTCTGTGAGAACATGATCGGATGCAATGCCATGAAGCCGGGCGATATGATACAGATGCGGAATGGGAAGAGCATCGAGATAGTGAAGACCAGCAACGAGGCtccgttggtgctggtggatgcgCTGCTGTACGCGGAACACTTTGGACCGAAGTACATCGTGGATGTGTCGACCATCTCGAAGGCGGTCATTGAATCGTTCGGCAAGGTGTGCAGTGCCGTGTTCACCAACTCCGAGGACCTGTGGCAGCGTATGCAGAACGCCAGCATCCACACGGGCGATCGTGTCTGGCGCCTGCCGCTGTGGGATTACTACCGGGAGCAGATCTGCTCGGCGGAGCATGTCGACGTGCAGAACATGGGACAGGGCCAAGGGGCAAACAGTTGCAAGGCGGCCGCATTCTTGCGTGAATTTCTACCGTGCGGCCAGTGGATTCACATCGACGCGCTGAACGTGCTCAAAACGAAGGGAAACGATTTTCCGTACATCCGGCGTGGCATGACGGGGCGACCGACACGAACGCTGATCGAGTTCATTGCTCAGAGCGTGGTACCGAGGGATGATtgcacaaacagcaaaccacaAAAGAAGACTCTACACTTGTGA
- the LOC126569921 gene encoding short-chain specific acyl-CoA dehydrogenase, mitochondrial, whose translation MLGLRGYSRVVATHLLRRRDADIAKYRRTIASLSALPDTHQMLQKTCRDFADNELVPNAAKFDREHLFPAEQIRKMGELGLMAVSVKEEYGGTGLDYLAYAIAMEEISRGCASAGVIMSVNNSLYLGPLTHFGNEEQHQQFVVGYTDGTKVGCFALSEPGNGSDAGAASTTAIRRGDHWVLNGTKCWITNGYEAGAAVVFATTDKSLKHKGISAFIVPKDTPGFSLGKKEDKLGIRGSSTCSLIFEDCAIPAGNLLGEPGFGFKIAMQTLDAGRIGIASQALGIAQASLECAVDYANKRIAFGKPIAKLQAIQSKLADMATQLEAARLLTWRAAWLKDNKKPFTKEAAQAKLAASEAATYCAHQCIQVLGGMGYVSDMPAERHYRDARITEIYEGTSEIQRLVIAGAVLKELTK comes from the exons ATGCTTGGCCTACGTGGATACTCCAGGGTCGTTG CAACCCACCTGCTCCGCCGTCGTGATGCAGACATCGCAAAGTATCGTCGTACGATTGCCAGCTTATCAGCACTGCCCGATACCCACCAGATGCTCCAGAAAACATGCCGTGACTTTGCAGACAATGAATTAGTTCCGAACGCGGCCAAATTCGACCGTGAGCATCTGTTCCCGGCCGAGCAGATACGAAAGATGGGTGAGCTGGGCCTGATGGCGGTTTCGGTGAAGGAGGAGTACGGTGGTACCGGATTGGACTATCTTGCatacgcgatcgcgatggagGAGATATCGCGCGGGTGCGCCTCGGCCGGTGTGATCATGTCGGTCAACAACTCGCTCTACCTCGGTCCGCTGACACACTTTGGTAACGAAGAGCAACACCAACAGTTTGTCGTCGGCTACACCGACGGCACGAAGGTGGGATGCTTTGCACTGTCCGAACCGGGCAATGGGTCGGATGCGGGGGCCGCCTCAACGACCGCCATCCGTCGCGGCGATCACTGGGTGCTGAATGGAACAAAGTGCTGGATCACCAACGGTTACGAGGCTGGTGCGGCCGTCGTATTCGCTACCACCGACAAATCGCTCAAGCACAAGGGCATCTCGGCGTTCATCGTACCGAAGGATACGCCCGGTTTTTCACTGGGCAAAAAGGAAGACAAACTCGGCATTCGCGGTTCGTCGACCTGTTCGCTGATATTCGAAGACTGCGCTATTCCGGCCGGGAACCTGTTGGGAGAGCCCGGGTTTGGGTTCAAGATTGCGATGCAAACACTCGATGCTGGTAGGATCGGGATCGCAAGCCAGGCGCTCGGAATTGCCCAGGCGTCGCTGGAGTGTGCGGTCGATTATGCGAACAAGCGGATAGCGTTTGGGAAGCCAATCGCCAAGCTGCAAGCGATACAGAGCAAGCTGGCTGACATGGCCACCCAGCTGGAGGCGGCCCGTCTACTCACGTGGCGAGCGGCCTGGCTGAAGGACAACAAGAAACCATTCACCAAGGAAGCCGCCCAAGCGAAACTGGCAGCGTCCGAAGCGGCCACCTACTGTGCCCACCAGTGCATCCAGGTGCTCGGTGGTATGGGCTACGTTTCGGATATGCCCGCCGAACGGCATTACCGCGATGCACGGATTACGGAAATCTACGAGGGTACGTCCGAGATTCAGCGGCTCGTCATCGCCGGTGCCGTCCTGAAGGAGTTGACGAAATAA
- the LOC126569919 gene encoding membrane-associated tyrosine- and threonine-specific cdc2-inhibitory kinase — protein MKSSLPVPEFIDDDDCSFTFKKANRQRVASHLRRPPKLFHQSFSRCVHASSANVISFREDSQSELSALYNAGKAESYYEQCFDQLAKVGEGSFGEVFKVRSRTDGQLYAVKKSIALFRNERSRQACFEEVRRYEQFSDHENCVKLYHAWEQDERLYMQMELCKSSLENVAMGELPESRIWSILLDLLLALKSLHDRNLIHLDIKLANILVTDDGTCKLADFGLVFDLTHGNFRLASEGDSRYIAPELMEGRYSKAADIFSLGLATLELACNLELPKDGRMWHRLRSTQPLPDELTKKMSPALRDIVQRMLRVQPEERPTVDALLHHPTIRKLREDRNRSRIVRGIVGFFRRKMLSLRQFIAGALVWLVACFRLQHRKRPSERDCRRSSKGASRSFQEQSSGALQGDSFYDKADEEDGDGVAESPGSKDSVQSTPTLNNSVPSHPPSVRIVNSTPLNHHHLHQMQNSLLQQLHQQHHQSGNGLRHHQNRLPCSPLRVLWFGEDDDDDLSPLNDSRSRNRHAISSTPLHGRTAAMMAAAQVNATAEKLNHLHDSDNDIRPLSTSLPKEEQGQSPASGGSGRAGGRDANTSDRDSSSIMATPNGSFHLLHSGGRGFAETPPSGCDSLSSGFASFPSKKRLHFNLDEDDTDSN, from the exons ATGAAATCATCGCTGCCCGTGCCGGAGttcatcgatgacgatgactgcTCGTTTACTTTCAAGAAG GCTAATCGGCAGCGCGTCGCGTCACACTTGCGCAGGCCACCGAAGCTGTTCCACCAGAGCTTCAGCCGCTGCGTCCACGCATCCAGTGCCAACGTGATCTCGTTCCGGGAGGATAGCCAGAGCGAGCTGAGCGCACTGTACAATGCCGGCAAGGCCGAATCCTACTACGAGCAGTGTTTCGACCAGCTCGCCAAAGTAGGCGAAGGATCGTTCGGCGAGGTGTTCAAGGTGCGGAGCCGCACCGATGGCCAGCTGTATGCGGTTAAGAAATCGATTGCCCTGTTCCGCAACGAACGCTCCCGGCAAGCGTGCTTCGAGGAGGTGCGTCGCTACGAGCAGTTCTCCGACCACGAGAACTGCGTCAAGCTGTACCATGCCTGGGAACAGGATGAGCGGCTGTACATGCAGATGGAACTGTGTAAATCGAGCCTGGAGAACGTGGCAATGGGCGAACTGCCCGAGAGTCGGATCTGGTCGATCCTGCTCGATCTGTTGCTGGCGCTCAAGAGTCTACACGATCGGAATCTGATCCACCTGGATATTAAGCTGGCCAACATTCTCGTTACCGACGATGGTACCTGCAAGCTGGCCGATTTTGGGCTCGTGTTCGATCTAACGCACGGCAACTTCCGGTTAGCGTCCGAAGGTGACTCGCGTTACATCGCTCCGGAGCTCATGGAAGGGCGCTACTCGAAGGCGGCCGACATTTTTAGCCTGGGGCTAGCGACGCTCGAACTGGCCTGCAATCTGGAGCTACCGAAGGATGGGCGCATGTGGCACAGGCTGCGCAGTACCCAGCCGCTACCGGACGAGCTGACGAAGAAGATGTCACCGGCGTTGCGGGATATCGTACAGCGTATGCTACGCGTACAGCCGGAAGAACGGCCTACGGTCGATGCACTGCTGCACCATCCGACGATTCGGAAGCTTCGGGAAGATCGTAACCGCTCACGGATAGTGCGCGGTATCGTTGGGTTCTTCCGGCGCAAGATGCTCTCCCTTCGGCAGTTTATTGCTGGAGCGCTCGTGTGGTTGGTGGCATGCTTCCGATTGCAGCACCGCAAACGGCCCTCGGAACGCGATTGCAGACGATCGTCAAAGGGTGCTTCGCGATCATTCCAGGAACAATCGTCGGGAGCGCTGCAAGGTGACTCGTTCTATGATAAAGCCGACGAAGAGGACGGTGATGGTGTCGCGGAATCACCGGGATCAAAGGATAGCGTACAGAGTACACCGACCCTGAACAATTCGGTCCCATCGCATCCGCCCTCGGTTCGGATTGTTAATTCGACGCCCTTAAATCACCACCATTTGCACCAGATGCAGAACAGTTTGTTGCAACAGttgcaccagcaacaccaccaatcAGGGAACGGCCTACGGCATCACCAGAATCGCTTGCCTTGCTCTCCGCTGCGTGTACTGTG GTTTggagaagacgacgacgatgatctgTCGCCGTTGAATGATTCACGATCGCGCAATCGCCATGCAATCTCATCCACGCCACTGCATGGCCGAACGGCGGCTATGATGGCGGCGGCCCAGGTGAACGCGACGGCAGAGAAGCTCAACCATCTTCATGATAGCGATAACGATATCCGGCCACTCAGTACGTCGCTACCCAAGGAAGAGCAAGGCCAATCACCTGCCAGTGGCGGAAGTGGTAGAGCTGGTGGTCGTGATGCTAATACTTCCGATCGTGATTCGTCGTCGATCATGGCGACACCAAATGGTTCCTTTCATTTGTTGCATTCTGGTGGTCGAGGCTTCGCTGAGACGCCCCCGTCTGGCTGTGATTCTCTTTCGTCCGGGTTTGCCTCGTTCCCGAGCAAGAAACGCTTGCACTTTAATCTGGATGAGGATGATACCGATTCCAATTAA